The following are encoded in a window of Nostoc sp. UHCC 0302 genomic DNA:
- a CDS encoding HNH endonuclease — protein sequence MSQSRYPSNWKPIATAVKNSSDWRCSRCDRPCLRPDEKPVGLSLSQRRVYNLQVHHYNFDPEDNRPENLAPLCSSCQSNSQFAMG from the coding sequence ATGAGCCAAAGCCGCTATCCATCGAACTGGAAACCAATTGCTACTGCTGTAAAGAATTCTTCTGATTGGCGTTGCTCTCGGTGTGATCGCCCTTGTCTACGCCCAGATGAAAAGCCTGTTGGTTTATCTTTATCCCAACGTCGGGTTTATAACCTTCAAGTTCATCATTACAACTTCGACCCCGAAGATAACCGTCCAGAAAACCTTGCCCCGTTGTGCAGTAGCTGCCAATCCAATTCGCAATTCGCAATGGGCTAA
- a CDS encoding AIPR family protein → MPKTWNIKIDKYFQASPHCLIATAHVDTFPTDLPLEPNIREPNRKSATYKQIFDSLTTQPELFFSRHGGIVLSASQVKPNKNKTSLELEIEEVSEGGSDGIINGGHTVLAFEQAKNYKCDLSKARVKVTIHIGLGEEEAKDIALASNTTSPVDSRSKVNALGDYKFIKQYLAHLEREQNRKFRIAYYQNQSGAPKNGQCNVNHLFKLLNCLDRNKYNPDGRTRTKHPPVSKTPSVITDKERERFITLLPLLQQGLWIEQRLYEIIQEHITSPRRKGVNDLASIDTRKTTLLPDSKYSFGFGAPAELALPIVAAYRVFLDKDYKWILPFDEFAEDFLQHLWNNYFRKYLIAEKTAGNTVGAKICRNHEIWESLYISAQSYLNGRLMRMVNASKREELTLTSQ, encoded by the coding sequence ATGCCTAAGACTTGGAATATTAAGATAGATAAATATTTTCAAGCCAGCCCCCATTGCCTGATAGCGACTGCTCATGTAGACACGTTCCCAACAGACCTGCCGTTAGAACCCAACATCAGAGAACCTAACCGTAAAAGCGCGACATATAAGCAAATCTTTGACTCGTTGACGACACAACCCGAATTATTTTTCTCGCGTCACGGTGGGATTGTGCTGTCAGCCTCGCAAGTTAAGCCCAATAAGAACAAGACTTCATTGGAGCTAGAGATAGAGGAAGTATCAGAGGGAGGCAGTGATGGCATCATCAACGGAGGTCATACAGTTTTAGCTTTTGAGCAAGCGAAAAATTATAAATGTGACCTCAGTAAGGCAAGAGTAAAAGTTACGATTCATATAGGGCTAGGCGAAGAAGAAGCAAAAGACATAGCGCTGGCATCAAATACAACGTCACCTGTAGATTCCCGTTCCAAAGTCAACGCTCTAGGTGATTACAAATTTATCAAGCAGTACTTAGCTCATTTGGAGCGGGAGCAAAATAGAAAATTCCGCATTGCCTATTACCAGAATCAAAGTGGCGCTCCCAAAAATGGGCAATGTAACGTTAACCATTTGTTTAAGCTGCTTAACTGCTTAGATAGAAACAAATACAACCCAGATGGTAGAACAAGAACTAAACACCCGCCAGTCAGTAAAACCCCTTCTGTGATTACAGACAAAGAGCGAGAAAGGTTCATAACTCTACTGCCACTACTGCAACAAGGTTTGTGGATAGAGCAAAGATTATACGAAATTATCCAAGAACACATCACTAGCCCAAGAAGAAAAGGTGTCAATGACTTAGCTTCAATTGATACCAGGAAAACTACCCTGCTACCAGACAGCAAATACTCATTTGGTTTTGGAGCGCCAGCAGAACTAGCGTTGCCGATAGTTGCGGCGTATAGAGTATTTCTAGACAAAGACTACAAATGGATTCTACCGTTTGATGAGTTCGCTGAAGATTTCCTACAACATCTGTGGAACAATTATTTCCGCAAATACTTAATCGCAGAGAAAACAGCCGGGAATACAGTCGGGGCAAAAATCTGCCGTAATCATGAAATTTGGGAGAGCCTGTACATCTCTGCCCAAAGTTATCTCAATGGACGCTTAATGAGAATGGTTAATGCCAGTAAACGTGAAGAATTAACGCTGACTTCTCAGTGA
- a CDS encoding FtsK/SpoIIIE domain-containing protein, with protein MVQMLFPWLKIGGSGLVALTLMLSTNPKDLKSFIPFNISAIALASYAGVKLRQLEKFYSDKEREEDMLAAMKDTQAEEQLQFLSSAAERKRSFEEADKQTERQLKLLQQTAPLFSDVLNITGRNGAIERMALGMLQNGEPLGNVLLAASEAEMQLETAKLAAQFNTRQLELQTQVAHQQLKNADVVFTPSTTAVIEPPKLSKIDGLTKAATVVGINTQCLRVDIAPSYERLVFSVKTEDFNLLPKFKAASKLALGISEKEDLPFYIYAPEQIAVEVPLPPQQRTYYDFPTRQWNSGERLIVLGQSLDGEVIVNLASEDTPQILVVGVTGSGKSNFLRAAAYCLLMQGARVDVCGGKVSDYEDFAERFPTITMNDMGKTFEFVGEYFNECDRRNSMTKAQLDLEQPWILLIDEYKGTVPLEDALRKAYDQQLCEVGRRGRGLKIHIVVGLQRGAKRSKEDPQGLPPDLRDNLPCRIAFRCVDATSGRMILMRRGEAVTSLQGRGDGIVQSGLLDQRFQAYRFDTIPA; from the coding sequence ATGGTGCAAATGTTATTTCCTTGGTTAAAAATCGGGGGCAGTGGGTTAGTAGCTCTAACTTTAATGTTATCTACCAACCCCAAGGATTTGAAGTCGTTCATTCCTTTTAATATAAGTGCGATCGCTCTTGCTAGTTACGCTGGGGTCAAGCTGCGACAACTGGAAAAATTCTATAGCGATAAAGAGCGCGAAGAAGATATGTTAGCCGCCATGAAGGATACTCAGGCGGAGGAGCAATTGCAATTCCTTTCCTCAGCTGCCGAGAGGAAGCGGTCATTTGAGGAGGCGGATAAGCAAACCGAAAGGCAGCTCAAGCTCTTGCAACAGACAGCACCCTTGTTCAGTGATGTTCTTAATATTACCGGACGTAACGGTGCTATCGAACGCATGGCTTTAGGTATGCTGCAAAATGGAGAACCACTTGGTAATGTTTTGCTGGCGGCAAGTGAAGCAGAAATGCAGCTTGAAACTGCCAAGCTTGCTGCTCAGTTCAATACCAGACAGTTAGAATTGCAAACACAAGTGGCGCATCAACAACTGAAGAATGCTGATGTTGTATTTACCCCAAGCACTACAGCGGTTATAGAACCACCCAAATTATCAAAGATTGACGGGCTTACTAAAGCTGCAACCGTTGTTGGAATCAACACCCAATGCCTGCGTGTTGACATTGCCCCTAGCTATGAGAGATTAGTATTCTCTGTCAAAACAGAAGATTTCAATTTACTACCGAAATTTAAAGCAGCAAGCAAGCTGGCACTGGGCATTAGTGAGAAAGAAGATTTACCCTTTTACATTTATGCCCCAGAACAGATTGCTGTGGAAGTGCCTTTGCCACCACAGCAAAGGACTTATTATGATTTTCCCACTCGTCAGTGGAATAGCGGTGAGCGCCTGATTGTTTTGGGTCAATCCTTAGATGGCGAAGTCATCGTTAATTTAGCCTCGGAAGACACACCACAAATATTAGTGGTAGGCGTAACCGGCTCTGGTAAGTCCAACTTCCTTCGTGCTGCGGCTTATTGTCTGCTAATGCAGGGTGCAAGAGTCGATGTCTGTGGTGGTAAGGTCAGCGATTACGAAGATTTTGCCGAGCGCTTCCCTACTATCACTATGAACGATATGGGGAAAACTTTTGAATTTGTCGGTGAGTATTTTAATGAGTGCGATCGCCGTAACTCCATGACTAAAGCGCAATTAGACTTAGAACAGCCTTGGATATTGCTTATTGATGAGTATAAAGGCACAGTCCCGCTTGAAGATGCCTTACGTAAAGCATACGACCAACAGTTGTGTGAAGTCGGTCGCCGGGGCAGAGGTTTAAAAATCCACATCGTTGTTGGTTTACAGCGTGGAGCTAAACGTAGCAAGGAAGATCCACAAGGACTGCCACCTGATTTACGTGATAATCTGCCCTGCCGTATTGCGTTTCGTTGTGTTGACGCTACTTCGGGACGCATGATTTTGATGCGGCGGGGTGAAGCTGTCACTTCACTTCAAGGTCGTGGCGACGGTATTGTGCAGTCTGGTTTGTTGGATCAAAGATTTCAAGCTTATCGATTTGATACTATTCCCGCTTAG
- a CDS encoding Uma2 family endonuclease, whose protein sequence is MATTNTSYVSFEAFVAGYLDDVHYELIDGELIDLEPTGLHEQVAGLINRKLNVAIDQLDLPWFIPMKCLIKPLGLNSAFRPDVVILDQTALANEPLWKTEPVITLGSSVKLVVEVVSTNWQNDYARKVEDYEALGIREYWIADYLGLGGKRYIGSSKQPVITIYELVDNVYQAHQFRETEQIISPTFPNLNLTAQQIFAAGHI, encoded by the coding sequence ATGGCTACTACTAATACAAGTTATGTTAGCTTTGAAGCATTCGTAGCTGGCTATCTCGATGATGTACACTACGAGTTAATCGATGGAGAACTAATTGATTTGGAACCGACTGGACTCCATGAACAGGTGGCTGGGTTAATTAATCGTAAGCTAAATGTAGCAATTGACCAGCTAGATTTGCCTTGGTTTATTCCGATGAAATGTCTAATTAAACCATTAGGTTTAAATTCGGCTTTTAGACCTGACGTTGTAATTCTTGATCAGACAGCTTTGGCGAATGAACCATTATGGAAAACTGAGCCAGTAATTACGCTAGGTAGCTCTGTGAAATTGGTAGTTGAAGTTGTCAGTACCAATTGGCAAAATGACTATGCCCGTAAAGTAGAAGATTATGAAGCACTTGGCATTCGGGAGTATTGGATTGCAGATTATTTGGGATTGGGAGGTAAACGTTACATTGGCTCATCTAAACAACCTGTGATCACCATTTATGAGTTAGTCGATAACGTTTACCAAGCTCATCAGTTTAGAGAAACAGAACAAATCATCTCCCCAACTTTTCCCAACCTGAATTTAACTGCCCAACAAATATTTGCGGCTGGTCATATTTGA
- a CDS encoding IS1380 family transposase has translation MTPQKTDCIPEQFKFEQVKSCPVVVNFKGERVTSDAGLTLIAELDRKREITSRVARCFKDYRDSNRIDHSVESLITQRIYGLIMGYEDLNDHEELRHDPMFILALGKIMGSEKELPVLAGKSTLNRIEHCPETVESRASSRYHRIGHDAEAIEKLLVEIFLESYSKAPRQIILDLDVTDDLVHGNQEEVFFNPYYRGYCYAPLYIFCGKHLIAAKLRASNVDPASGALSELQRVIKLIRLRWDNVKIIVRGDSAYSREDIMSWCESQVGVDYVFGLAQNSRLIQLSQPTQYRAYLEYSQKLETVVEFFETLFTPSDDLKKQAAAFVDNSVWYCSLDYKTLKSWSRNRRVVSKIEYSKSGVSTRFVVTSLPTKLVPPGRLYTQKYCPRGDMENRLKEQKLSLKSDRTSTHTFAGNQLRLWFSSVAYILINALREQCLTTSELKNATVGTVRTKLLKLGAVITVNSRYILIAISRDCPYKNIFATAYSYLSRLNCSG, from the coding sequence ATGACCCCTCAGAAAACAGATTGTATACCGGAACAGTTCAAATTTGAACAAGTTAAATCATGTCCAGTCGTAGTTAATTTCAAGGGTGAGAGGGTAACATCAGATGCAGGATTGACTTTAATTGCGGAGCTAGACCGAAAAAGAGAAATTACATCGCGAGTAGCAAGATGTTTTAAAGATTACCGAGATTCCAATAGAATTGACCATTCAGTAGAAAGCCTAATCACGCAGAGAATATATGGTTTGATAATGGGTTATGAAGACTTAAACGACCACGAGGAACTGCGTCACGATCCAATGTTTATCCTGGCGCTAGGGAAAATAATGGGTTCAGAAAAAGAACTACCAGTCCTAGCAGGTAAAAGCACTTTAAATCGTATCGAACACTGTCCAGAAACTGTTGAATCAAGAGCATCAAGTCGATATCATCGCATTGGACATGATGCAGAAGCTATAGAGAAATTATTAGTTGAAATATTTTTAGAATCCTACTCCAAAGCACCACGACAGATAATTTTAGACTTGGACGTGACTGATGATTTAGTGCATGGCAATCAAGAAGAAGTGTTTTTTAACCCTTATTATAGAGGATATTGTTATGCTCCACTTTATATTTTCTGCGGTAAACATTTAATTGCAGCAAAGCTTCGTGCTTCTAATGTAGATCCAGCGTCGGGTGCATTATCAGAATTGCAACGAGTAATAAAACTAATACGTTTACGTTGGGATAATGTGAAAATTATTGTACGTGGAGATAGTGCGTATTCGAGAGAAGATATTATGAGTTGGTGTGAATCTCAAGTTGGAGTAGATTATGTCTTTGGGTTAGCCCAGAATAGTCGGTTAATTCAACTATCCCAACCAACCCAATACCGGGCTTATCTTGAATATTCGCAAAAACTGGAAACTGTAGTAGAGTTTTTTGAAACTTTATTTACTCCGTCAGATGACTTGAAAAAACAAGCAGCAGCCTTTGTTGATAACTCAGTTTGGTATTGTTCGCTTGATTATAAAACTTTAAAATCTTGGAGCCGTAATCGCCGTGTTGTCTCAAAAATTGAGTATAGTAAGTCAGGGGTAAGTACTCGTTTTGTTGTCACTTCACTCCCTACTAAATTAGTGCCTCCAGGACGACTTTATACCCAGAAGTATTGCCCACGAGGTGATATGGAGAATCGTTTAAAAGAACAGAAGTTATCACTAAAAAGTGATAGAACTAGTACTCATACATTTGCTGGAAATCAACTACGTCTGTGGTTTTCTTCTGTTGCTTATATTTTGATAAACGCTCTCCGAGAGCAATGTTTAACAACAAGCGAACTCAAAAATGCTACTGTTGGAACTGTTCGTACAAAGTTACTGAAATTGGGAGCCGTTATTACTGTTAATAGCCGATATATTTTAATCGCTATTAGTAGAGATTGTCCATACAAGAATATTTTTGCAACAGCTTACAGCTATTTATCTCGGCTAAACTGTTCTGGTTGA
- a CDS encoding BRO family protein, with protein sequence MSNLLVFEFEGREVRFVGTAEKLEWIAADIVAILYPQADPRNYSNYLGKVPAHWKDHKPIMTPGGTQKMATLYEPGLYYFISRSDSPLAVPFQQWLYEEVLPSIRKHGFYQLHPSSSPTQAAIVPSLNELVDIAQRLLATTKLSPELQTIK encoded by the coding sequence ATGTCGAATTTATTGGTATTCGAGTTTGAAGGTAGAGAAGTTCGTTTCGTAGGAACAGCAGAAAAATTGGAATGGATTGCTGCTGATATCGTAGCTATTCTCTATCCACAAGCAGATCCAAGAAATTATTCTAATTACTTGGGTAAAGTTCCGGCACACTGGAAGGATCATAAACCAATTATGACCCCTGGTGGAACACAGAAAATGGCTACTCTCTATGAACCAGGGCTTTATTATTTTATTAGTCGTTCCGATAGTCCACTGGCTGTACCATTTCAGCAGTGGCTTTACGAAGAAGTTCTTCCTTCTATACGTAAACATGGTTTTTATCAACTTCACCCATCTTCATCACCAACTCAAGCCGCCATTGTTCCTTCGCTCAATGAGCTTGTAGACATTGCACAAAGGTTACTTGCTACCACTAAGCTCAGTCCGGAATTACAAACCATAAAATAA
- a CDS encoding DUF3592 domain-containing protein — protein sequence MNVKLRQITFEDKWNGVYLVLFGLLMMGAGFYANNQITHEHATFTQTQGKVIDIVHHRERDSKDKLKDTYAPIIEFPAKGALIRFTGRYESYRASNGKIVAVRYDPKQPATTAHEVQSFESFTPWAAFSMGGLSLIFGLCRLSPIRLSSDKS from the coding sequence ATGAATGTGAAACTTCGCCAAATTACATTTGAAGATAAATGGAATGGAGTTTATCTTGTGCTGTTTGGATTACTAATGATGGGCGCAGGTTTTTACGCAAACAACCAAATTACACATGAGCATGCTACCTTCACTCAAACACAGGGAAAAGTAATAGATATCGTCCATCATCGTGAGCGCGATAGTAAGGATAAGTTAAAAGACACCTATGCGCCGATTATCGAGTTTCCTGCTAAAGGCGCCCTGATTCGCTTTACAGGTCGGTATGAATCCTACAGAGCTAGTAACGGCAAAATAGTAGCTGTTCGTTACGATCCTAAGCAACCAGCAACTACCGCGCATGAAGTGCAATCATTTGAATCATTTACACCTTGGGCAGCTTTCAGTATGGGTGGGCTAAGTTTAATTTTTGGACTGTGCCGATTGTCGCCTATACGCTTGTCTTCAGATAAGAGTTAG
- the iscB gene encoding RNA-guided endonuclease IscB — MSPLKVFVLDKNKQPLDPCHAARARELLKQGRATVYKQYPFTIIIKDREVGQSVIHPHQVKIAPGSKVTGLTVLQENTNRCVFAAEISHRGFQIKQALLSRRQLRRSRRLRKTRYRKPRFLNRKRKKGWLPPSLQSRIENVLTWVNRLRHVCPITAISQELVKFDLQKLEQPEIQGVDYQRGELFGFEVKEYLLTKWGHQCAYCSVKDVPLQIEHIVAKSRGGTNRVSNLTLACQKCNQSKGNQPIIEFLKKKPELLNRILSQAKKPLVDATAVNVTRWELYRRLQQTGLPVEVGSGGQTKWNRTNHRIEKSHWADSLCVGASTPKKLLIKGIKPLAITAKGHGTRQRCRTNKFGFPKAHAPSSKYFQGFTTGDIVKANIPTGKFAGTYIGRIAIRFRPSFVLYFLDKKFDVHPKYLNTRQKADGYEYKQ; from the coding sequence TTGTCCCCCCTCAAGGTTTTTGTATTAGATAAAAACAAGCAACCACTCGACCCCTGCCATGCAGCAAGAGCGAGAGAATTATTAAAACAAGGGAGAGCAACAGTTTATAAACAGTATCCGTTCACAATAATAATTAAAGACCGAGAAGTAGGTCAATCAGTGATACATCCACATCAGGTAAAGATAGCTCCAGGCAGCAAAGTTACAGGTCTAACTGTACTCCAAGAAAATACGAATAGATGTGTATTTGCTGCTGAAATCAGCCATCGTGGGTTTCAAATTAAGCAAGCACTGTTATCAAGAAGGCAATTAAGACGTTCTCGACGCTTACGCAAAACACGTTATCGTAAACCACGTTTTCTTAACAGAAAACGTAAGAAAGGTTGGCTACCACCATCACTGCAATCTCGGATTGAGAATGTTTTAACTTGGGTAAACCGATTGCGTCATGTTTGCCCCATAACTGCAATTTCTCAAGAGCTAGTCAAATTTGACTTACAGAAACTCGAACAACCAGAGATACAAGGTGTAGATTATCAACGTGGTGAGTTATTTGGTTTTGAAGTTAAAGAGTATCTTTTGACCAAATGGGGGCATCAATGTGCTTATTGTAGTGTTAAAGATGTGCCATTACAAATTGAGCATATTGTCGCTAAATCTCGTGGTGGGACTAATCGTGTTAGTAATCTCACGTTAGCTTGTCAAAAATGTAATCAATCCAAAGGTAATCAACCAATCATCGAGTTTCTTAAAAAGAAACCTGAATTATTAAACCGGATTTTATCTCAAGCTAAAAAACCTTTAGTTGACGCTACTGCTGTGAATGTAACTCGTTGGGAATTATACCGAAGACTTCAACAAACTGGTTTACCAGTCGAAGTTGGTAGTGGTGGGCAGACTAAGTGGAACCGAACCAATCATAGAATTGAAAAATCTCACTGGGCTGATTCGCTGTGTGTGGGAGCTAGTACACCCAAAAAGTTGTTAATAAAGGGCATTAAACCTCTAGCGATTACAGCCAAAGGTCACGGTACTCGTCAGCGTTGCCGTACAAACAAGTTTGGATTTCCAAAAGCTCATGCACCTTCATCTAAATACTTTCAGGGTTTTACCACTGGCGATATTGTTAAAGCCAATATTCCAACTGGTAAATTCGCAGGGACTTATATAGGCAGAATTGCTATTAGATTCCGCCCTAGTTTTGTTCTATACTTTTTAGATAAAAAATTTGATGTTCATCCTAAATATTTGAATACTAGACAAAAGGCTGACGGTTATGAATATAAACAATAG
- a CDS encoding IS4 family transposase, protein MLPEFYETHLKRELGRTEYLLLKLLICLLQSIKTVSLEALATALPIPILFESRRKKLQRFLSLNYINVEEIWFPIIKSWLEINFPLNEVIYVVIDRTNWGCINLLMISVVWDKRSIPIYFELLDKLGSSNFDEQEAVFKKALPIFKDYKIVVLGDREFCSIKLANWLTEQKVYFCLRLKKDAFIEIEPEIWLQLRDLGLAPGLSFFYQGIKYTKSQGFVSFNLATKWKRKRFGVAPEEGWFILTNLDDLDSAIKAYKQRFDIEEMFRDFKSGGYNLEDTNVSGQRLISLILLISLAYTAATISGQKIKRMGVQKYVGRIKESGRTVRRHSSFYIGLYGSNWVDFMENSYELVAELMTLAPNKRKYYQQGERAMRLILSAF, encoded by the coding sequence ATATTACCAGAATTCTACGAGACACACCTCAAGCGAGAGCTTGGACGTACTGAATACTTATTACTAAAACTCCTTATCTGTTTATTACAATCTATTAAAACTGTTAGCCTTGAGGCGCTAGCGACTGCTTTACCAATACCAATACTATTTGAAAGTAGAAGGAAAAAACTTCAGCGATTTTTATCTTTAAATTACATCAATGTTGAAGAAATTTGGTTTCCAATTATCAAAAGCTGGCTAGAAATAAATTTTCCTTTAAATGAAGTTATTTATGTAGTTATAGATCGGACTAATTGGGGATGCATTAATCTATTAATGATTAGCGTGGTTTGGGACAAAAGGTCTATCCCAATATATTTTGAGCTATTAGACAAGTTAGGCTCAAGTAATTTTGATGAACAAGAAGCAGTATTTAAAAAAGCATTACCGATTTTCAAGGATTATAAAATTGTAGTGTTAGGAGACCGAGAATTTTGTTCAATAAAGTTGGCTAACTGGCTCACAGAGCAGAAAGTATATTTCTGCTTACGCTTAAAAAAGGACGCATTTATAGAAATAGAACCAGAAATTTGGCTGCAATTAAGAGATTTGGGTTTAGCACCTGGTCTTTCCTTCTTTTACCAAGGTATTAAATATACGAAATCTCAAGGGTTTGTTAGCTTTAATCTCGCTACTAAATGGAAACGGAAACGTTTTGGAGTTGCGCCGGAAGAGGGCTGGTTTATTCTGACTAATTTAGATGATTTAGATTCGGCTATTAAGGCTTATAAACAACGTTTTGATATTGAGGAAATGTTTAGAGATTTTAAAAGCGGTGGTTATAATTTAGAAGATACTAATGTATCAGGTCAAAGGCTAATTTCCCTAATATTATTAATCTCACTTGCATACACGGCTGCAACTATATCTGGTCAAAAAATTAAACGCATGGGTGTTCAAAAATATGTAGGCAGAATTAAAGAATCTGGGCGGACAGTTCGCCGTCATAGCAGTTTTTATATTGGATTATATGGGTCTAACTGGGTCGATTTCATGGAAAATTCTTATGAATTGGTGGCTGAGTTAATGACACTAGCTCCTAATAAGCGTAAGTATTATCAACAAGGAGAAAGGGCTATGAGGCTTATTTTATCTGCATTCTAG
- a CDS encoding RpoD/SigA family RNA polymerase sigma factor, producing the protein MASPTPDLVRCYLQEIGRYPLLTPDEEISYARIVQQMIAIVHQQETLAQKLQHSPELSEIAAAVNKSETEIQSILKLGQRAKEKMVTANLRLVVMIAKKYQNRNLDLLDLIQEGTIGLQKGIEKFDPNKGYKLSTYAYWWIRQEITRAIAEKSRTIRLPVHLTEILNKIKKVQREMFQKLGRFGTTEELAEALNLTPQQIREYLSVSRTAISLNKQVGDEQETELGEILASESVSPEKLITTELLRQDVVKLLAPLTPIQRQVLTLSFGLENDHQINLAQIGKQLNLSRERIRQIQIKAINILRHHHNDIQEYLLD; encoded by the coding sequence ATGGCTAGCCCAACTCCTGACTTAGTTCGTTGTTACCTACAAGAAATTGGTCGCTACCCTCTGCTCACCCCAGATGAAGAAATTTCGTATGCACGGATTGTGCAGCAAATGATTGCAATTGTTCATCAACAAGAAACACTTGCTCAAAAACTTCAACATTCTCCTGAATTATCCGAAATAGCTGCTGCTGTCAACAAAAGTGAAACTGAAATACAATCAATCCTGAAGCTCGGTCAACGCGCTAAAGAGAAAATGGTGACAGCTAATCTGCGTTTGGTAGTAATGATTGCCAAAAAGTACCAAAATCGCAACTTAGACTTACTTGATTTAATTCAAGAAGGCACAATTGGTTTACAAAAGGGTATAGAAAAATTTGACCCGAACAAGGGTTATAAATTATCAACCTACGCTTACTGGTGGATTCGTCAAGAAATTACACGCGCCATCGCGGAAAAATCCCGCACTATTCGATTGCCTGTTCATCTAACTGAAATACTTAATAAAATTAAGAAAGTACAGCGAGAAATGTTCCAAAAGCTTGGACGCTTTGGCACTACCGAAGAACTTGCAGAAGCTTTAAACTTAACCCCTCAACAGATCCGAGAGTATCTTAGCGTTTCTCGAACAGCCATTTCTTTAAACAAACAAGTGGGAGATGAGCAGGAAACAGAATTAGGGGAAATTTTAGCCTCAGAGAGCGTTTCGCCAGAAAAACTGATTACAACTGAACTTTTACGCCAAGACGTAGTTAAACTGTTAGCACCCCTGACACCTATTCAACGTCAAGTGTTGACTTTAAGTTTTGGGCTAGAGAATGATCATCAAATCAATCTCGCTCAGATAGGTAAACAACTCAACCTCAGCCGAGAGCGTATTCGTCAAATTCAAATAAAGGCGATAAATATTCTTCGCCATCATCACAATGACATCCAAGAGTACTTACTTGATTAA
- a CDS encoding OFA family MFS transporter: protein MQNMQLFGMPAEKGRWLLIPLGATVLLCLGTVYSWSIFRKPLEKLLSINATESLLPFTVLLVLFAILMPITGFYINRFGSRVVTAVGGVIVGLGYIFSSINGNLQLLNLTYGVIAGVGVGIVYGVPLAVVAKWFPDKKGVAVGLTVIGFGLSPLITAPLAKSLIDSYGVRQTFMILGVAFTAIILAIATVLKTPPQDWKPVGWNPVTTKEGDVSNHNQGAMVQNQGFYGLWLCYSIGTFSGLAAIGISSPLAQEIIKLDAATAASTVSLFAVFNALGRLFFGWFTDRFSPKLGAIVSFTLVLIASLMMLKAGQGAVTTYLVAFSLFYFSFGGWLAIAPTTTLILFSSANYAKNYGIVFTAYGAGALGGTLLAGRIRDIFGSYTVFFYPTTVLAIVGIVLAVFLLKHSFSSSTVA from the coding sequence ATGCAAAATATGCAGCTTTTTGGTATGCCCGCGGAAAAAGGCAGATGGCTGCTTATTCCCCTTGGTGCAACCGTTTTACTCTGCCTGGGAACTGTCTATTCCTGGAGTATTTTCAGAAAACCTCTAGAAAAATTATTGAGCATTAATGCCACAGAAAGTTTATTGCCATTTACGGTTTTGCTAGTCCTGTTTGCGATATTGATGCCAATTACTGGTTTTTACATCAACCGCTTTGGTTCTCGTGTGGTGACAGCAGTTGGTGGTGTGATTGTGGGACTAGGTTATATCTTTTCAAGTATAAATGGTAACTTACAATTACTGAATCTTACTTACGGTGTGATTGCAGGTGTAGGTGTGGGTATAGTTTATGGAGTTCCTTTAGCGGTTGTTGCTAAATGGTTTCCTGATAAAAAAGGTGTTGCTGTCGGCTTAACTGTCATTGGTTTTGGTTTGTCGCCGTTAATTACTGCACCATTAGCCAAATCTCTAATTGATAGTTATGGAGTGCGGCAGACTTTTATGATTTTAGGCGTAGCTTTTACAGCGATTATTTTAGCGATCGCTACTGTATTAAAGACACCGCCACAAGACTGGAAACCTGTAGGATGGAATCCAGTTACCACAAAAGAAGGCGATGTATCTAACCACAATCAAGGTGCAATGGTACAAAATCAAGGATTTTACGGCTTGTGGCTATGCTACAGCATCGGCACCTTCTCTGGACTAGCAGCAATTGGTATTTCCAGCCCATTAGCCCAAGAAATTATTAAACTAGATGCGGCAACAGCAGCTAGTACAGTCTCCTTATTTGCCGTATTTAATGCTTTGGGACGTTTGTTTTTTGGTTGGTTTACTGACCGTTTTAGTCCTAAGTTGGGGGCAATTGTGTCTTTTACATTGGTATTAATTGCTTCTTTAATGATGCTCAAAGCAGGCCAAGGCGCGGTAACTACTTATTTAGTTGCATTTTCCCTATTTTACTTTTCCTTTGGGGGATGGTTAGCGATCGCTCCTACCACTACCCTAATCCTATTTTCATCAGCAAACTACGCCAAAAACTATGGCATTGTCTTCACTGCTTATGGTGCTGGTGCTTTAGGTGGAACTTTGCTGGCTGGAAGAATTAGAGATATATTCGGTAGTTACACTGTCTTCTTCTATCCGACTACAGTATTAGCTATTGTGGGCATCGTCTTAGCTGTATTCCTGCTCAAACATAGCTTTTCTAGTTCTACTGTCGCCTAA